In a single window of the Lodderomyces elongisporus chromosome 4, complete sequence genome:
- the ATG27 gene encoding type II membrane protein, with the protein MLNRLLIFITLALAVRALDCSAKELQQYNLESVKGTYSISNIKSTPPSKTNITWSIGICEPIKDVADCPQNSDVCGITSILIDGKSPVVSEIIGFNSNVQKEYETIAEGDGGIIVKDKAVNWGDSLIDAEIHFICDKNAKENDLKLDKWDGQSVKLSFKSKAACITSDKDKKKNNGNNNDNNKNNDKKKDNGESWGWFTWIFIFLVLFLSIYIVGGAWFQYNKGNAIDFQSALKEVIENFIDLLKSLPSFIREIIERFTGSSGRAEYSAV; encoded by the coding sequence ATGTTGAATAGATTGCTCATTTTCATCACACTAGCACTAGCTGTAAGGGCACTCGACTGCTCTGCTAAGGAATTGCAACAGTACAATCTTGAGAGCGTAAAAGGAACCTATTCAATCTCAAATATTAAGTCCACACCTCCGTCGAAAACCAATATTACCTGGAGCATTGGAATCTGCGAGCCAATCAAGGATGTTGCCGATTGCCCTCAAAACTCGGATGTATGCGGAATCACAAGCATTCTCATAGATGGCAAGTCCCCTGTTGTGTCGGAGATTATTGGGTTCAATTCGAATGTCCAAAAAGAGTATGAGACCATTGCCGAGGGGGATGGCGGAATAATCGTCAAAGACAAGGCTGTTAACTGGGGTGACTCCTTAATTGATGCCGAAATACATTTTATTTGTGATAAAAATGCCAAAGAGAACGATTTGAAACTTGACAAATGGGATGGCCAGAGTGTAAAGTTGTCCTTCAAGAGTAAAGCTGCTTGTATTACTAGCGATAaggacaaaaagaaaaacaacgGAAACAACAACGATAATAACAAGAACAACGATAAGAAGAAGGATAATGGCGAGCTGTGGGGTTGGTTTACTTGgatctttatctttctaGTGTTATTCTTGAGCATTTATATTGTCGGAGGCGCGTGGTTCCAGTACAATAAGGGAAACGCCATTGATTTCCAGAGCGCTTTAAAGGAAGTTATCGAAAACTTTATTGACTTGTTAAAGAGTTTACCAAGCTTTATCAGGGAAATCATAGAGAGGTTTACAGGCAGTAGTGGCAGAGCGGAGTATAGTGCAGTTTAA
- the MDH2 gene encoding malate DEHYDROGENASE, NAD-dependent: MVKVTVAGAAGGIGQPLSLLLKLNTNVSELALFDIVNAKGVAADLSHINTPAKVTGYQPENKEDKTAITEALKGTDVVIIPAGVPRKPGMTRADLFNINASIIRDLVANIARTAPKAAILIISNPVNSTVPIAAQVLRKLGVFDPTKLFGVTTLDSVRAETFLGELTNTNPQKLKGKISVIGGHSGDTIVPLINYNSSVPVLNKSQYDEFVHRVQFGGDEVVKAKNGAGSATLSMAYAGYRFAEYLIDTLSGGPNNYKVPDSAYIYLPGIEGGKEFSAKYLGGIEFFSVPVVLNHGQTVSFINPFEQLRVSEDENKLIKVALNGLKGSIDQGVEFVNASKL, translated from the coding sequence ATGGTCAAAGTTACAGTTGCAGGTGCCGCCGGCGGTATTGGACAACCATTGTCGTTGTTGCTCAAGTTAAACACAAATGTTAGCGAGCTAGCCTTGTTTGATATCGTCAACGCAAAAGGTGTGGCTGCTGACTTGTCACACATCAACACTCCAGCCAAGGTCACCGGCTATCAACCAGAGAATAAAGAGGACAAGACGGCAATCACAGAGGCCTTGAAAGGAACCGATGTTGTTATAATTCCAGCTGGTGTTCCACGTAAGCCTGGTATGACCAGAGCCGACTTGTTCAACATCAATGCATCTATTATCCGTGATTTGGTGGCCAACATTGCCAGAACAGCTCCAAAAGCAGCAATATTGATTATCTCTAACCCAGTCAACTCGACTGTACCCATTGCTGCACAAGTCTTGAGAAAATTGGGTGTATTTGACCCTACAAAGTTGTTTGGTGTTACCACATTGGACAGCGTGAGAGCAGAGACTTTTCTTGGTGAGTTGACTAACACAAACCCGCAAAAGTTAAAAGGCAAAATCTCGGTGATTGGCGGTCACTCTGGCGATACAATTGTGCCATTGATCAACTACAACTCGAGTGTCCCGGTGTTGAACAAGTCGCAGTACGACGAGTTTGTCCACCGTGTGCAATTTGGCGGTGATGAAGTCGTTAAAGCCAAGAACGGTGCTGGGTCAGCAACCTTGTCCATGGCTTATGCTGGATACAGATTTGCCGAGTATTTGATTGATACTTTGAGTGGAGGCCCAAATAACTACAAGGTGCCTGACTCGGCCTATATCTACTTGCCTGGTATTGAAGGGGGCAAAGAGTTCTCGGCCAAATATTTGGGAGGTATAGAGTTCTTTTCCGTGCCAGTTGTTTTGAACCATGGACAAACCGTGTCATTTATCAACCCATTTGAGCAATTACGTGTTTCTGAAGACGAGAATAAGTTGATCAAAGTCGCTTTGAATGGATTGAAAGGGTCTATTGACCAAGGTGTTGAGTTCGTCAATGCCTCTAAGTTATAG
- the MET12 gene encoding methylenetetrahydrofolate reductase 1, whose amino-acid sequence MSKVKDLILSLGPDEKFISFEFFPPKTDSGFRNLLARLNRLSAFNPLFITVTWGAGGSTSEKSLDLAATCQNKIGINTVLHLTCTNTDKEIIDSALARAKANGIRNILALRGDPPRTEEYWTPNCEFNNAVDLVKYIRQQYGDYFCIGVAAYPEGHVDGADTANQDPRKDIPYLVEKVKAGADFIITQLFFDADKLVTFQKMLQSTPELKDIPLIPGLMPVTTYKVFTRATKLSHATIPRPILHEFETIKNDDDAVKQLGVDLICDIIDRIDEHTNIKGYHFYTLNLEKAVASIMNQSQVLRGVLEGPSTSSEISKNEDAIASDSEDESPKHFRRRSSVNEVARGSLSFHRQKDKKSIVDISRGKGALGKDATWDDFPNGRFGDSNSPAYGEIDGYGPSLKIHNASEAIAKWGSPTNIKELGQVFVDYLSGKIDVVPWADTSLSPETALIQEELFELNQKGWFSVASQPAVNGCRSNDNVFGWGPGNGVVYQKSFVELFIPAKDWKELKPRLDDATTYYVGDKSGRIESSLFTNESTRHLKNAVTWGVFPSKEVVQPTVIDYESFKAWNEEAFLLWLEWARCYKKNSKTYELLNSVRDNYVLVSLIHHEYHDESALWDLLMQ is encoded by the coding sequence ATGTCTAAAGTCAAAGACTTGATTTTGTCCTTGGGCCCTGATGAAAAATTCATCTCTTTTGAGTTTTTCCCACCAAAAACAGATTCAGGATTCAGAAACCTACTTGCGCGATTGAATCGATTGCTGGCTTTTAACCCATTGTTTATCACTGTGACATGGGGTGCTGGAGGTTCAACGAGTGAAAAATCCTTGGATCTTGCGGCAACCTGTCAGAATAAGATTGGAATTAATACTGTGTTACACTTGACATGCACAAACACCGATAAGGAGATCATTGATAGTGCACTTGCAAGAGCCAAGGCTAATGGGATTCGCAATATTTTGGCATTACGTGGTGACCCACCAAGAACAGAGGAGTATTGGACACCAAACTGCGAGTTTAATAATGCTGTTGATTTAGTAAAGTATATACGCCAGCAATACGGAGACTATTTCTGCATTGGTGTTGCAGCATACCCCGAAGGTCACGTTGATGGTGCAGACACCGCTAATCAAGACCCAAGAAAGGATATTCCTTACTTGGTTGAGAAGGTGAAAGCAGGTGCAGATTTCATCATTACGCAATTGTTTTTCGATGCCGATAAGTTGGTCACTTTCCAAAAGATGTTGCAACTGACACCTGAATTGAAGGATATCCCACTCATTCCCGGTCTTATGCCAGTGACAACTTATAAGGTATTTACGAGAGCAACCAAACTTTCGCACGCCACGATTCCCAGACCTATCTTGCACGAGTTTGAAACAATCAAGAATGACGACGATGCAGTAAAACAACTTGGGGTAGACTTGATATGCGATATCATAGACAGGATAGATGAACACACAAACATTAAAGGCTACCATTTCTACACACtcaatttggaaaaagcAGTGGCTTCGATTATGAACCAATCTCAAGTGCTCAGAGGGGTACTTGAAGGACCCTCGACAAGCTCAGAGATTTCTAAAAACGAGGATGCAATCGCTTCGGACTCGGAGGATGAATCGCCAAAACACTTTAGAAGAAGATCATCAGTCAATGAAGTTGCTCGTGGCTCTTTATCTTTCCATagacaaaaagacaaaaaatcaATCGTTGATATAAGTCGAGGCAAGGGAGCTTTAGGTAAGGATGCAACGTGGGATGATTTCCCCAACGGTAGATTCGGGGACTCCAATTCTCCTGCATACGGTGAAATTGATGGCTATGGTCCTAGCTTGAAGATCCATAACGCTTCCGAGGCAATTGCCAAATGGGGCAGCCCGACAAACATCAAGGAGTTGGGCCAGGTATTTGTTGACTACCTCTCAGGGAAGATTGATGTTGTTCCATGGGCTGACACCTCACTTTCACCAGAAACGGCCTTGATCCAGGAAGAGTTGTTTGAACTCAACCAAAAGGGTTGGTTCTCTGTGGCATCGCAACCTGCAGTCAATGGATGCAGGTCGAATGACAATGTCTTTGGATGGGGTCCTGGGAACGGGGTAGTGTACCAAAAGTCCTTTGTCGAGCTTTTCATACCGGCAAAAGATTGGAAAGAGCTCAAGCCACGTTTGGATGATGCCACGACGTATTATGTAGGAGATAAATCCGGACGGATCGAACTGTCCTTGTTTACAAATGAAAGCACCCgacatttgaaaaatgcaGTCACCTGGGGTGTATTCCCGCTGAAGGAAGTTGTTCAGCCAACAGTCATTGACTACGAATCGTTCAAGGCTTGGAATGAAGAGGCGTTCTTGTTGTGGCTCGAGTGGGCTCGATGCTATAAGAAAAACTCCAAAACGTACGAGTTGTTGAATTCAGTGCGCGACAATTATGTCTTGGTGAGCTTGATTCACCACGAATACCATGACGAATCGGCGCTATGGGACTTGCTCATGCAATAG